The following coding sequences lie in one Bacilli bacterium PM5-9 genomic window:
- a CDS encoding pyruvate formate-lyase/glycerol dehydratase family glycyl radical enzyme (product_source=TIGR01774; cath_funfam=3.20.70.20; cog=COG1882; ko=KO:K20038; pfam=PF01228,PF02901; superfamily=51998; tigrfam=TIGR01774) — protein sequence MSSTDRIERLRQNYINTKPTICYERARIFTESHKRTEGQPTPIRRAQAFYDFCNELDVKIFEDELIVGTTGNFRRTGILTPEYSWTWVDREMDQFDKRPQDPYEMSDEQRAYVRENIFPYWQDKSLEEIFLAQIPENTAKIAVDTGIIDNDSKWRQAVGEITPDYEDVLFKKGFKGILKEAEENLAKLDDANANDLDKIIFYKSVILTSKGIIKFAKRYSEKAKEMAQEEKDEARKQELLKIAEVCNNVPENPPTSFHEAVQFVWFTQLGGIISENPLALNLGRFDQYMYPYLEKDLNENVISENQAQELVEALWLKLSEWVWTISSNTAGFFAGYNQFQNLTVGGKTRDGLDATNKLSYMCLDATQSVKTHQPGLSVRIHTDCPQEFLDAVCELVSQGTGFPAIHNDQAGTQMLLQAGYEPEDARDWNNCGCVVPHFRKTGEWTSAVNINFAAALEYTLNEGKSRLDNEFLGLKAKPVNEYKTFEDVKEDFLKQQENLIKHSVISTILAQKLHTELVPRPFLSSCVDGCMDKGVDLANGGAHYNVGPVLTGIGLAVVSNSLAVIKSLVFEQQVTTLEELNKAMDANWIGYDDLREKALAVPKYGNDNDYVDSIAIEIANHYYRTIRSHKDIFGSPFNSAFMGISNYIPTGRVIGATPCGRKAKEPLAEGVSPFTGSDVESPLAAMRSSAKLNHDVHTGGTLLNLRLNEDLVKTDRGKRNLGSLIRSYFSLGAFHVQFNTVSTEVLRKAQKNPEQYKDLLVRVAGYSTQFINLSPEMQKAIIDRNAHSSF from the coding sequence ATGAGTAGTACAGATAGAATTGAAAGGTTACGTCAAAATTATATTAATACAAAACCAACAATTTGTTATGAAAGAGCTCGTATTTTTACAGAGTCTCATAAACGAACTGAAGGTCAGCCAACACCAATTAGACGTGCTCAAGCGTTTTATGATTTCTGCAATGAATTAGATGTTAAAATTTTTGAAGATGAATTAATTGTAGGAACTACTGGTAATTTTAGAAGAACAGGTATTTTAACTCCAGAATATTCTTGGACATGGGTTGATCGTGAAATGGATCAATTTGATAAAAGACCACAAGATCCATACGAAATGAGTGATGAACAAAGAGCTTATGTAAGAGAAAATATTTTTCCATATTGGCAAGATAAATCACTAGAAGAGATCTTTTTAGCACAAATACCTGAAAATACTGCAAAGATTGCTGTTGATACAGGTATTATTGATAATGATTCAAAATGGCGTCAAGCTGTAGGGGAAATTACTCCTGATTATGAAGATGTTTTATTTAAAAAAGGATTTAAAGGAATTTTAAAGGAAGCTGAAGAGAATCTTGCAAAATTAGATGATGCAAATGCAAATGATTTAGATAAAATTATTTTTTATAAATCTGTTATCTTAACATCAAAAGGAATTATTAAATTTGCAAAACGCTATTCTGAAAAAGCAAAAGAAATGGCTCAAGAAGAAAAAGATGAAGCAAGAAAACAAGAACTATTAAAAATTGCTGAAGTTTGTAATAATGTTCCAGAAAATCCACCAACTAGCTTTCATGAAGCAGTTCAATTTGTTTGGTTTACACAATTAGGTGGTATTATTTCAGAAAACCCACTTGCATTAAATTTAGGACGTTTTGATCAATATATGTATCCATATTTAGAAAAAGACCTAAATGAAAATGTTATTAGTGAAAATCAAGCTCAAGAATTAGTTGAAGCATTATGGTTAAAATTATCTGAATGGGTATGGACAATTTCATCAAATACAGCTGGTTTCTTTGCAGGGTATAATCAATTCCAAAATTTAACAGTTGGTGGTAAAACACGTGATGGACTTGATGCAACAAATAAATTATCATACATGTGTTTAGATGCAACACAAAGCGTTAAGACACATCAACCAGGACTAAGTGTTAGAATCCACACTGATTGCCCACAAGAGTTTTTAGATGCTGTATGTGAGTTAGTTAGTCAAGGAACTGGATTCCCAGCAATTCATAATGATCAAGCTGGAACACAAATGTTATTACAAGCTGGATACGAACCTGAAGATGCTCGTGATTGGAATAACTGCGGTTGTGTTGTACCTCACTTTAGAAAAACTGGTGAGTGGACATCTGCAGTAAATATTAACTTTGCTGCTGCCTTAGAATACACACTTAATGAAGGTAAATCAAGATTAGACAATGAGTTTCTTGGTTTAAAAGCTAAACCAGTTAATGAATATAAAACATTTGAAGATGTTAAAGAAGATTTCCTTAAACAACAAGAAAATCTAATTAAACACTCAGTAATTTCAACTATTTTAGCACAAAAATTACATACAGAATTAGTGCCTAGACCATTCTTATCATCATGTGTTGATGGTTGTATGGATAAAGGTGTTGACTTAGCTAATGGTGGAGCTCACTATAATGTCGGTCCTGTTTTAACAGGTATTGGACTTGCTGTTGTATCAAACTCATTAGCAGTAATCAAATCATTAGTATTTGAACAACAAGTTACAACATTAGAAGAATTAAATAAAGCAATGGATGCAAACTGGATTGGTTATGATGATTTACGTGAAAAAGCTCTAGCTGTTCCTAAATATGGTAATGATAATGATTATGTTGATAGTATCGCTATTGAAATTGCAAACCATTACTATCGTACAATTAGATCACATAAAGATATCTTTGGTTCACCATTTAATTCAGCATTTATGGGAATTTCAAACTACATTCCAACTGGACGCGTAATTGGAGCTACACCTTGCGGTCGTAAAGCAAAAGAACCTTTAGCTGAAGGAGTATCACCATTTACTGGAAGTGATGTTGAAAGTCCACTTGCTGCAATGCGTTCAAGTGCAAAATTAAATCACGATGTTCATACTGGTGGTACATTACTTAACCTTAGATTAAACGAAGACTTAGTAAAAACTGATCGTGGTAAACGTAATCTAGGATCACTTATCCGTTCATACTTTAGTTTAGGAGCATTCCATGTTCAATTCAATACAGTATCAACTGAAGTATTAAGAAAAGCACAAAAAAATCCTGAACAATACAAAGATTTATTAGTTCGTGTTGCAGGATATAGCACACAATTTATAAACTTATCTCCAGAAATGCAAAAAGCAATCATTGATAGAAATGCTCACTCAAGTTTCTAG
- a CDS encoding pyruvate formate lyase activating enzyme (product_source=KO:K04069; cath_funfam=3.20.20.70; cog=COG1180; ko=KO:K04069; pfam=PF04055,PF13353; smart=SM00729; superfamily=102114; tigrfam=TIGR02494): MAKDSGTIVQLQNFSINDGDGIRTTIFLMGCPLRCQWCSNPETWQTTPQNALYKYDYYECKNCGWLQKKADEISSCPNCQSDVSAIIKEKEKILGYEVSVDEIITKIKRQEIFYRFSDGGVTFSGGEPTVQIEFLKELSAKLDKYGIDMWMETCAYFDFDEVKEVLQRLTHIFIDIKCIDEDTHIYYTGISNKLILENIIKIKDLNLPITFRIPSINEVNFTDDNLQKTIDFIKTNFNDYPVDIEFLPYHNLGNEKYQALNLNKHLHEFSAPTKKRIQEVKQLFESNGINTIEYR; this comes from the coding sequence ATGGCAAAAGATAGCGGAACAATAGTTCAACTACAAAATTTTTCAATCAATGATGGAGATGGTATTAGAACAACAATTTTCCTAATGGGTTGTCCTTTAAGATGTCAATGGTGTTCTAACCCTGAAACATGGCAAACAACACCACAAAATGCATTATATAAGTATGACTATTATGAGTGTAAAAACTGCGGTTGGTTACAAAAAAAAGCTGATGAAATATCAAGCTGTCCAAATTGTCAAAGTGATGTTAGTGCAATTATCAAAGAAAAAGAAAAAATATTAGGATATGAAGTTAGCGTCGATGAAATAATCACCAAAATTAAAAGACAAGAAATATTTTATCGTTTCTCTGATGGTGGTGTAACTTTTTCAGGTGGTGAACCAACTGTTCAAATTGAGTTTCTAAAAGAATTAAGTGCCAAGCTAGATAAGTATGGCATTGATATGTGGATGGAAACTTGTGCATACTTTGATTTTGATGAAGTTAAAGAAGTCTTGCAAAGACTAACACATATTTTTATCGATATAAAATGTATCGATGAAGACACACATATTTATTATACAGGAATTTCTAATAAGTTAATTTTAGAAAATATCATTAAAATAAAGGATTTAAATTTACCAATTACATTTAGAATTCCTTCAATTAATGAAGTTAATTTTACTGATGATAATCTTCAAAAAACAATTGATTTTATTAAAACTAATTTCAATGATTACCCTGTTGATATTGAGTTTTTACCTTATCACAACTTAGGAAATGAAAAGTATCAAGCATTAAATCTTAATAAGCATTTACATGAATTTAGTGCACCAACAAAAAAAAGAATTCAAGAAGTTAAACAACTTTTCGAATCCAATGGTATTAATACAATAGAATACCGTTAG
- a CDS encoding transcriptional regulator with XRE-family HTH domain (product_source=COG1396; cath_funfam=1.10.260.40; cog=COG1396; ko=KO:K23779; pfam=PF01381,PF07883; smart=SM00530; superfamily=51182) → MDSFENTREINDAIASNLKKIRKQKELSLDALSTLSGVSKSMLGQIERQESSPTVTTLWKISTALHISFTSLLADDKQDLKIVSKDKIKPLISDNGRFRLYPSFSYDNERNFEMLYIELDVGAVSESTAHERGTSEYVIVYSGEFEVEFENGSYTLKAGDALRYNADVAHTYKNISDEQTNICMIIYYE, encoded by the coding sequence GTGGATAGTTTTGAAAATACCAGAGAAATAAATGATGCAATCGCAAGTAATTTGAAAAAAATAAGAAAGCAAAAGGAATTAAGTTTAGATGCTTTATCAACACTTTCAGGCGTTAGTAAAAGTATGTTAGGGCAAATAGAAAGACAAGAGTCTAGTCCAACTGTTACAACGCTATGGAAGATATCAACTGCTTTACATATTTCTTTTACAAGTTTATTAGCTGATGATAAACAAGATTTAAAAATTGTTAGTAAAGATAAAATAAAACCTTTAATTAGTGATAATGGTCGCTTTAGATTATATCCATCATTTTCGTATGATAATGAAAGAAATTTTGAGATGTTATACATTGAATTAGATGTTGGTGCTGTTTCTGAGTCGACGGCTCATGAAAGAGGAACAAGTGAATATGTTATAGTGTATTCAGGTGAGTTTGAGGTTGAGTTTGAAAATGGTAGTTATACTTTAAAAGCAGGTGATGCGTTAAGGTATAATGCTGATGTTGCTCATACATATAAAAATATTTCTGATGAACAAACAAATATTTGTATGATTATTTATTATGAATAA
- a CDS encoding putative acetyltransferase (product_source=COG4552; cath_funfam=2.30.29.50; cog=COG4552; pfam=PF13527,PF13530,PF17668; superfamily=55718,55729) — protein sequence MRKIKELEAKDFDNYIDIAYKAYPSFKDYSKEGIEDFKRLSKIRINDEKSKFFALYEDEKLLSAMRLIDFDMNFFGTMIKASGLASLGVHLLHKKEKIAKTMVEFYENYYKERNIPIATLLPFATDFYKKMGYGFGPKMNRYRIKASNVPACFEKADLRYIERDNLDELFDRHNQYVRQIHGMFEKISDEIDDLLNNNQNIIIGNYENNMLTGYLVFEFENAKDDNYTINNMIVKELVYDNALTLRKLLGFIKKQEDQVNIVVFDTQNEGFVHIFDNPLNDTSNYIPYGNLETNTQAIGVMYKILDVKQAFELYNYRNYNNVNLKTKIIIVDEYKHENEIYVEFVNGKATTTNTTSDITMKIGIADFSSLFLGCISINDLYRLGLIELDNTNYLSQLNLAYMVEAKPECNTDF from the coding sequence ATGAGAAAAATTAAAGAGTTAGAAGCTAAAGATTTTGACAACTATATTGATATAGCATATAAAGCTTATCCTAGTTTTAAAGACTATTCAAAAGAAGGCATTGAAGACTTCAAAAGGCTTTCAAAAATAAGGATAAATGATGAAAAAAGTAAGTTCTTTGCTTTATATGAAGACGAAAAATTATTATCTGCTATGAGATTAATTGATTTTGATATGAATTTCTTTGGTACTATGATAAAGGCTTCAGGACTTGCATCACTTGGAGTTCATTTATTACATAAAAAAGAAAAGATTGCAAAAACAATGGTAGAATTTTACGAAAATTATTATAAAGAAAGAAACATTCCGATTGCTACCTTATTACCATTTGCGACAGATTTCTATAAAAAAATGGGTTATGGATTTGGTCCGAAAATGAATCGCTATCGTATTAAAGCATCAAATGTTCCTGCCTGTTTTGAAAAAGCTGATTTGAGATATATTGAAAGAGATAATTTAGATGAATTATTTGATAGACATAATCAATATGTTAGACAGATTCATGGTATGTTTGAAAAAATAAGTGATGAAATTGATGATTTACTTAACAACAATCAAAATATTATCATTGGTAATTACGAAAACAACATGCTAACTGGTTATTTAGTTTTTGAGTTTGAAAATGCCAAAGATGATAATTATACAATAAATAATATGATTGTTAAAGAATTAGTTTATGATAATGCTTTGACTTTAAGAAAACTGTTAGGTTTTATAAAAAAACAAGAAGATCAAGTTAATATCGTTGTTTTCGATACACAAAATGAGGGATTCGTTCATATTTTTGATAACCCATTAAACGATACATCAAATTACATTCCTTACGGAAATTTAGAAACAAATACTCAAGCAATTGGAGTGATGTATAAAATTTTAGATGTAAAACAAGCTTTTGAGCTATATAATTACCGAAATTATAATAATGTTAATTTAAAAACTAAAATTATAATTGTTGATGAATATAAACACGAAAATGAAATATATGTTGAGTTTGTTAATGGTAAAGCAACAACAACTAACACTACATCAGATATAACTATGAAAATTGGAATTGCTGATTTTTCATCACTTTTTTTAGGTTGTATTAGTATTAATGATTTATATCGTTTAGGTTTAATAGAGTTAGATAACACTAATTATTTATCGCAATTAAATTTAGCATATATGGTTGAAGCTAAACCAGAATGTAATACCGATTTTTAA
- a CDS encoding leucine dehydrogenase (product_source=KO:K00263; cath_funfam=3.40.50.10860,3.40.50.720; cog=COG0334; ko=KO:K00263; pfam=PF00208,PF02812; smart=SM00839; superfamily=51735,53223) has product MVLDKMIEMSHEQLTYCYDEETGFKAIIAIHSTKLGPVLGGTRFYPYENEEDALIDVLRLSKGMSYKNAAANLGLGGGKAVIIGDPKKLKTPTFLKSYAKFVNRLNGSYFTAADMNTNSADMKELQKTTKFAVGIDEKSGSPSPKTALGVLYAIKAGVKYTFGSDDLNGKTIAILGVGSVGKTLAHHLNEAGAKLIVADVYAPALEELKNEINVEVVSVEEIFSVECDVFAPCAMGAIFTEKSVAGLKCKIIAGAANNVLANDKAGDLINERQITYVPDYIANAGGVINIANEVRDMPYDEALVDSEIAKIYETSLNILEMAKEKNIPTYKAADMYAENIINKKSQLT; this is encoded by the coding sequence ATGGTATTAGATAAAATGATAGAAATGTCACATGAACAATTAACATATTGTTATGATGAGGAAACTGGATTTAAAGCAATAATCGCTATCCATAGTACAAAATTAGGACCTGTATTAGGAGGAACAAGATTTTATCCATATGAAAATGAAGAGGATGCTTTAATTGATGTCTTAAGGCTTTCAAAAGGTATGAGTTATAAAAATGCTGCTGCTAACCTTGGTTTAGGTGGTGGTAAGGCAGTAATTATTGGTGATCCAAAAAAATTAAAAACACCAACATTTTTAAAGTCTTACGCTAAATTTGTTAATAGATTAAATGGTTCATATTTTACTGCTGCTGATATGAATACAAATTCAGCAGATATGAAAGAGTTACAAAAAACTACTAAGTTTGCAGTAGGTATTGATGAAAAAAGTGGTAGTCCATCGCCAAAAACTGCTCTTGGTGTATTATATGCAATTAAAGCTGGTGTTAAATACACATTTGGCAGTGATGATTTAAATGGAAAAACAATCGCAATTTTAGGTGTTGGGTCTGTTGGAAAAACATTGGCTCACCATTTAAATGAAGCAGGTGCTAAATTAATAGTTGCTGATGTTTATGCTCCAGCACTTGAAGAACTAAAAAATGAAATTAATGTTGAAGTTGTTAGTGTTGAAGAAATTTTCAGTGTTGAGTGTGATGTATTTGCACCATGTGCTATGGGTGCTATCTTTACTGAAAAAAGTGTAGCTGGATTAAAATGTAAGATAATTGCTGGTGCTGCTAACAATGTTCTTGCAAATGATAAAGCTGGTGATTTAATTAACGAAAGACAAATTACGTATGTTCCTGATTATATTGCTAATGCTGGCGGAGTAATTAATATTGCTAATGAAGTAAGAGACATGCCATATGATGAAGCACTAGTTGATAGTGAGATTGCAAAAATTTATGAGACTTCATTAAATATTCTTGAAATGGCTAAAGAAAAAAATATACCAACATACAAAGCTGCAGATATGTATGCTGAAAATATAATTAATAAAAAATCCCAACTTACTTAA
- a CDS encoding putative repeat protein (TIGR02543 family) (product_source=TIGR02543; cath_funfam=3.80.10.10; pfam=PF09479,PF13855; smart=SM00369; superfamily=52058; tigrfam=TIGR02543) — MMAMACTFFYEQTSAKESVTTYSIGSKIKDVFPDPRMAQKVADQVSSTQDVEDIITATMVNNTTNIAIYDGDNITDISGIEVFVNLDYFVISNANLSDVPSSLSALTELEHIAISNSKLPVFPSVLLDMPTLKVVYLVRNQIPNISSNIDQLSSLTTLSLEHNNISEVPDSISNITTLKELGLSSNNIKKIPDNIGNLTSLKNLTIFDNSLVQLPNSICQLKNIIWLNAGRNQLTSLPSCLPDMNSNDTMPLAKVMFRFNLLPDNYATELNSAFGTTIVIERAGGDQRQLDLDSSAYKYNVSYKNDYLNLNLKDIVQIEDPYTGLVSVSQYHSYKLDKYVDENNNPIDINDYFGSNNQAIKDEKIYAQVRAIGTGVFPNNSDNALSIKKVELNISAIYYKLSFDLNGGIGSKPATQSLVEGDLASKVKNPTKSGYKFIGWNTKKDGTGKKWNFLNSKMPAKNITLYAIYSKVEDTKKPIEDIPSSRNESLVIFGLCLMAMSGSILIRKRMCE; from the coding sequence ATGATGGCAATGGCATGTACATTTTTCTATGAACAAACTAGTGCAAAAGAAAGTGTAACAACTTATAGTATAGGTAGTAAAATTAAGGATGTATTTCCAGATCCTAGAATGGCTCAAAAAGTAGCTGATCAAGTGTCATCAACACAAGATGTTGAAGATATTATTACAGCAACAATGGTTAACAATACAACAAATATTGCAATCTATGATGGAGATAATATTACAGATATTAGTGGAATTGAAGTGTTTGTTAATTTAGATTATTTTGTTATATCAAATGCTAATTTGAGTGATGTTCCATCAAGCTTGAGTGCTTTAACAGAGTTAGAGCATATAGCTATATCAAATAGTAAACTTCCAGTTTTCCCAAGTGTATTATTAGATATGCCTACATTAAAAGTTGTATACTTAGTCCGTAATCAAATACCTAATATCTCAAGTAATATTGACCAATTATCATCTTTAACAACATTAAGTTTAGAACATAACAATATTAGTGAAGTTCCAGATTCAATTTCTAATATTACAACACTAAAGGAGTTAGGATTGTCATCAAATAATATTAAAAAAATTCCTGACAACATTGGAAATTTAACAAGCCTTAAAAATCTAACTATTTTTGACAATAGCTTAGTACAGTTACCAAATAGTATTTGTCAATTAAAAAATATTATATGGCTAAATGCAGGTCGAAATCAATTAACAAGTTTGCCATCATGCTTGCCGGATATGAACAGTAATGATACAATGCCACTTGCAAAAGTTATGTTTCGTTTTAATTTGTTACCAGATAATTATGCGACTGAATTAAATAGTGCGTTTGGTACAACAATTGTAATTGAAAGAGCGGGTGGAGATCAACGTCAATTAGATTTAGATAGTAGTGCATACAAATACAATGTTAGCTATAAAAATGATTACTTAAATTTAAATCTAAAAGATATTGTTCAAATTGAAGATCCATATACTGGATTAGTTAGTGTTTCACAATATCATAGTTACAAATTAGACAAATATGTTGATGAAAATAATAATCCAATTGATATTAATGACTACTTTGGCAGTAATAATCAAGCAATAAAAGATGAAAAAATTTATGCTCAAGTTAGAGCAATAGGAACTGGAGTCTTTCCAAATAATAGTGATAATGCTTTATCAATAAAAAAAGTTGAATTAAATATTAGTGCTATATATTATAAGTTATCATTTGATTTAAATGGTGGTATAGGAAGTAAACCAGCTACACAATCATTAGTTGAAGGTGATTTAGCAAGTAAAGTTAAAAATCCAACAAAAAGCGGATATAAGTTTATTGGATGGAATACAAAAAAAGATGGAACAGGGAAAAAATGGAATTTTTTAAATAGTAAAATGCCAGCAAAAAATATAACATTATATGCAATCTACAGTAAAGTAGAAGACACTAAAAAGCCAATTGAAGATATACCAAGTTCAAGAAATGAAAGTTTAGTAATTTTTGGATTATGTTTAATGGCAATGAGTGGTAGTATTTTAATTAGAAAAAGAATGTGTGAATAA
- a CDS encoding aspartate/methionine/tyrosine aminotransferase (product_source=COG0436; cath_funfam=3.40.640.10; cog=COG0436; pfam=PF00155; superfamily=53383), with protein MKIADFGVEKWMNEYENDAIYNIAETCVESITIEQLLEIANMKEKAINDIIEMKMTYGAIEGSEEFRNELLKLHNNSNLTIENTTLTHGATGANALVYETLIDPNDHVIVFVPTYQQHYSIPEALHADVQLIELDFEDDYIPNLEKLKAAIKPNTKVICLNNPNNPTGALIDDGTLNEIVKIARENDIYIVCDEVYRGLHHDRGYTPSIVDLYDKGISTGSLSKVYSLAGLRLGWIVGPKEFIDKVNTHRDYNTISCGKIDDYLGTIALKNKDKILERNIKLVNDNVAVLDEWVRKSKYIDYVKPVAGTTAFLKYNIDIPSATLCHNLMRDTGVMLVPGSVMQNEGYLRIGYANSTEILIKGLEIFEEYLDNITK; from the coding sequence ATGAAAATAGCAGATTTTGGTGTTGAAAAATGGATGAATGAGTATGAAAATGATGCCATTTATAATATTGCAGAAACATGTGTAGAATCGATTACTATTGAACAATTATTAGAAATAGCTAATATGAAGGAAAAAGCAATAAATGATATTATCGAAATGAAAATGACTTATGGAGCAATTGAGGGTAGTGAAGAGTTTAGAAATGAATTGTTAAAATTACATAATAATTCTAATTTAACAATTGAAAATACAACATTAACACACGGTGCAACTGGTGCTAATGCTTTAGTTTATGAAACATTAATTGATCCTAATGATCATGTGATTGTTTTTGTGCCAACATATCAACAACATTATTCAATTCCAGAAGCATTGCATGCTGATGTGCAACTTATTGAATTAGATTTTGAAGATGATTATATTCCTAATTTAGAAAAGCTTAAAGCAGCAATTAAACCAAATACAAAAGTAATTTGTTTAAATAATCCTAATAATCCAACAGGTGCATTAATTGATGATGGTACTTTAAATGAAATTGTAAAAATTGCACGAGAAAATGATATTTATATTGTTTGTGATGAAGTTTATCGTGGATTACATCATGATAGGGGATATACTCCATCAATTGTTGATTTATATGATAAAGGTATTAGTACTGGTAGTTTATCAAAAGTTTATTCGCTTGCTGGACTTAGACTTGGTTGGATTGTTGGACCAAAAGAATTTATTGATAAAGTTAATACTCATCGTGATTATAATACAATTAGTTGTGGGAAAATCGATGATTATTTAGGAACTATTGCTTTAAAAAATAAAGATAAAATTTTAGAAAGAAATATTAAGTTAGTTAATGATAACGTTGCTGTTTTAGATGAGTGGGTAAGAAAGTCAAAGTATATTGATTATGTTAAACCTGTTGCAGGAACAACTGCATTCTTAAAATATAACATTGATATTCCATCAGCTACTTTATGTCATAATTTAATGAGAGATACTGGTGTTATGTTAGTGCCTGGTAGTGTAATGCAAAATGAGGGTTATTTGAGAATTGGCTATGCTAATAGTACTGAGATATTAATAAAAGGATTAGAGATATTTGAAGAATATTTAGATAATATAACAAAATAA
- a CDS encoding alanine dehydrogenase (product_source=KO:K19244; cath_funfam=3.30.1780.10,3.40.50.720; cog=COG2423; ko=KO:K19244; pfam=PF02423; superfamily=51735) encodes MSKVRVLSSDDIAKVTHSNDIIKAVENAYKQKALKKGEDFPLIFHEFIPGIADMDIKSGALKDPNCFGMKVVSLHSDNPNKGLPLLMSTTMLFDSNTGELKGLLNFESLTGIRTAAAATIGAMLLARKDSKTLLVIGCGHLSKYIVEIMKKQFVDLAKIMVYDPIDFENAKKLEREMLENEIEVQAINDLKNACLESDIIITATPSRKPIVMADYVKEGTHISCLGADMSGKQELDSNLVAKSSLYFDDFKQSTNVGEFEIPYKAGVLKDKIFNEIGLVLIDEKNGRKDNNEITIFDSTGISLQDIMVAYVLIERANIENIGQEIIF; translated from the coding sequence ATGAGCAAAGTAAGAGTACTATCAAGTGATGATATTGCAAAAGTAACACATTCAAATGATATTATTAAAGCTGTAGAAAATGCATATAAACAAAAAGCATTGAAAAAAGGAGAAGATTTTCCATTAATTTTCCATGAGTTCATACCTGGAATTGCTGATATGGATATTAAATCAGGTGCATTAAAAGATCCAAATTGTTTTGGAATGAAAGTAGTTTCATTGCATAGTGATAATCCAAATAAAGGATTGCCATTATTAATGAGTACAACAATGTTATTTGATTCAAACACTGGAGAATTGAAAGGCTTATTAAATTTTGAAAGTTTAACAGGAATTAGAACAGCAGCTGCAGCAACTATTGGAGCGATGTTATTAGCTAGAAAAGATAGTAAAACATTATTAGTTATTGGTTGTGGACATTTATCAAAATACATAGTTGAGATAATGAAAAAACAATTTGTTGATTTAGCGAAAATAATGGTTTATGATCCTATTGATTTTGAAAATGCTAAAAAGTTAGAAAGAGAAATGTTAGAAAATGAAATAGAAGTGCAAGCAATAAACGATTTAAAGAATGCATGTTTAGAAAGTGATATTATTATTACAGCTACACCTTCAAGAAAGCCAATTGTTATGGCTGATTATGTTAAAGAAGGAACACATATTTCATGTCTTGGTGCTGATATGAGTGGTAAGCAAGAATTAGATTCAAATTTAGTAGCTAAGTCATCACTATATTTTGATGATTTTAAACAATCTACTAATGTTGGAGAGTTTGAAATACCATATAAAGCTGGTGTTTTAAAAGATAAAATATTTAATGAAATTGGGTTAGTTTTAATTGATGAAAAAAATGGAAGAAAAGATAATAATGAGATAACAATTTTTGATTCAACTGGAATTAGTTTACAAGACATTATGGTCGCTTATGTATTAATTGAAAGAGCAAATATCGAAAATATTGGACAAGAAATAATTTTTTAG